One genomic segment of Brassica napus cultivar Da-Ae chromosome A3, Da-Ae, whole genome shotgun sequence includes these proteins:
- the LOC106437727 gene encoding 40S ribosomal protein S3-2, whose translation MATQISKKRKFVADGVFYAELNEVLTRELAEDGYSGVEVRVTPMRTEIIIRATRTQNVLGEKGRRIRELTSLVQKRFRFPQDSVELYAEKVANRGLCAIAQAESLRYKLLGGLAVRRACYGVLRFVMESGAKGCEVIVSGKLRAARAKSMKFKDGYMVSSGQPTKDYIDSAVRHVLLRQGVLGIKVKVMLDWDPKGINGPKTPLPDVVIIHTPKEEDVNSAPAQVAAPAALAPEAPLTAVDYPEMIPVA comes from the exons ATGGCGACTCAGATTAGCAAGAAGAGAAAG TTTGTAGCTGACGGTGTGTTCTACGCTGAGCTGAACGAGGTTCTAACCAGAGAGCTAGCGGAAGATGGTTACTCTGGTGTGGAGGTTAGGGTTACTCCGATGAGGACTGAGATTATCATCAGAGCCACACGTACTCAAAATGTTCTCG GTGAGAAGGGAAGGAGGATCAGAGAGTTGACATCTCTTGTGCAGAAGAGATTCAGGTTTCCTCAAGACAGTGTTGAGCTTTACGCTGAGAAGGTTGCCAACAGAGGTCTCTGCGCCATTGCTCAGGCTGAGTCTCTTCGTTACAAGCTCCTCGGTGGGCTTGCTGTTCGCAG GGCTTGCTATGGTGTCTTGAGATTCGTCATGGAGAGTGGTGCTAAGGGTTGTGAG GTTATTGTGAGTGGAAAGCTTCGTGCAGCACGTGCCAAGTCCATGAAATTCAAGGACGGTTACATGGTTTCCTCTGGTCAACCAACCAAGGATTACATCGACTCTGCAGTGAGACATGTTCTGCTTAGACAG GGTGTGCTCGGAATCAAGGTGAAGGTCATGCTTGACTGGGACCCTAAGGGAATAAATGGACCCAAGACACCATTGCCTGATGTTGTCATCATCCATACTCCCAAGGAGGAAGACGTCAACTCTGCACCTGCTCAGGTTGCTGCTCCGGCTGCTCTTGCACCAGAAGCTCCCCTCACTGCCGTAGACTACCCTGAGATGATCCCAGTCGCCTAG
- the LOC106437721 gene encoding importin beta-like SAD2 isoform X2 — protein sequence MDPPSLALILRAAALSPNPDERKASERKLNQLQHTPRHLVRLLQIAVDGNCDMAVRQIASIQFKNFIAKNWSPEGSSAGEQQRILQSDKQLVRDNILVYVTQVPTLLRSQLGECLKTIIHADYPEQWPRLLDWVNYNLQNQQIYGALFVLRILSRKYEFKSDEERTPVTPIVEETFPLLLTIFNGLIRIENPSPEIAELMKLICKIFWSSIYLELPKKLYDINVFNAWMILFLTVSERPVPVEGQPTDPELRKSWGWWKVKKWTVQILNRLDSRFGDPTLQTPESKPFAQMFQKSYAGRILEGHLNFLNTIRVGGYLPDRITNLLLQYLRNSISKKSTYDLLLPRLDVLLFEIVFPLMCFNDSDQKLWEEDPHEYVRKGYNIIEDLYSPRTASMDFVNELVKKRGKENLPKFVQFVVGIFRSYDEAPAEHKPYRRKDGAMLAVGALCDKLKQTDPYKSELEHMLVQHIFPEFNSPAGHLRAKAAWVAGQYAHINFSDQNNFRKALHSVVSRMRDPDLPVRVDSVFALRSFVEACKDLNEIRPILPQLLDEFFKLMNEVENEDLVFTLETIVDKFGEEMAPYAFGLCQNLATAFWRCLNTSEASDDSDDMGALAAAGCLRAISTILESVSSLPQLFVEIEPTILPIMQKMLTSDGQDVFEEVLEIASYMTFYSPNISLGIWSLWPLIVEALVDWAIDYFSNILLPMDNFISRGTAHFLTCKEPDYQQSLYNVLSTLMTDRNIEDSEIESAPKLIEVVFQNCKGHVDHWVEPYLRLTIDRLQRAETSYLKSLLVQVVANMLYYNPSLTFGVLHNTGLASIVFDIWFLMLQQKKKSGLPANFKREHDKKVCCLGLTSLLALPGGQFPEEAMQRVFRATLDLLVAYKNQLAEAAKVTEVDYEDEMNGLESNDDESDGEMGMDDTEDGDEAESMKLQKLAAQAKSFRYVDEDDDDSDDDCSDDDEFQSPIDEVDAFVFFVDAIRAMQASDAPRFQNLNQSLDFTYQAIANGIAQHAEVRRVEIEKEMQKKAAEAAVTFVPAI from the exons ATGGATCCACCTAGTCTCGCTTTGATCCTCCGAGCCGCCGCACTCAGCCCTAACCCCGATGAACGCAAAGCTTCTGAGCGGAAACTCAATCAG TTGCAGCACACGCCACGGCATTTGGTGAGACTGTTGCAGATAGCCGTGGATGGGAACTGCGATATGGCAGTGCGTCAGATTGCTAGTATTCAGTTCAAGAACTTCATTGCTAAGAACTGGTCACCTGAGGGTTCGAGTGCAGGAGAGCAGCAGAGGATATTGCAAAGCGACAAACAATTGGTGAGGGATAATATCCTCGTCTATGTCACTCAAGTTCCAACCTTACTCAG ATCACAACTTGGAGAGTGCCTCAAGACTATTATACATGCTGACTACCCAGAACAATGGCCGCGTCTTCTGGATTGGGTGAACTACAACTTGCAGAATCAACAAATCTACGGAGCTTTGTTTGTGTTGCGGATACTCTCTAGAAAATATGA gTTCAAGTCAGACGAAGAGAGAACACCTGTTACCCCCATTGTGGAGGAGACGTTTCCTctacttttgactatttttaATGGCCTAATCCGGATAGAAAATCCATCACCGGAGATAGCAGAACTTATGAAGCTGATATGCAAAATATTTTGGTCTTCCATATAT CTGGAGCTCCCAAAGAAATTATATGATATAAACGTATTCAATGCTTGGATGATTCTCTTCTTAACTGTTTCGGAGCGTCCTGTTCCAGTTGAAGGCCAGCCTACGGATCCGGAACTTAGAAAATCTTGGGGCTGGTGGAAGGTCAAGAAGTGGACAGTGCAAATCTTAAACAGGCTCGACAGTCG GTTTGGAGACCCAACACTTCAAACTCCAGAAAGCAAACCTTTTGCTCAAATGTTTCAAAAGAGTTATGCAGGCAGAATTTTGGAAGGCCACCTGAATTTTCTCAATACAATTCGTGTTGGAGGCTATCTTCCTGATAGAATAACCAATCTTCTCCTTCAGTACTTAAGGAACAG CATCTCGAAGAAAAGCACGTACGATTTGCTGCTGCCTCGGCTTGATGTTCTGCTTTTTGAGATTGTTTTCCCTCTAATGTGCTTTAATGACTCTGATCAAAAACTTTGGGAGGAAGACCCACATGAATATGTGAGGAAAGGTTACA ATATAATTGAAGACTTGTACAGTCCGCGAACAGCTTCTATGGATTTTGTAAATGAGTTGGTTAAAAAACGTGGGAAAGAGAACCTTCCTAAATTTGTTCAGTTTGTTGTAGGGATCTTCAGGAG TTATGACGAAGCTCCTGCTGAACATAAGCCTTATCGTCGAAAAGATGGCGCGATGCTTGCTGTCGGAGCTCTTTGTGATAAACTGAAGCAAACGGATCCCTATAAATCTGAGCTAGAGCATATGTTGGTGCAACATATTTTTCCTGAATTCAATAGTCCAGCTGGACATCTTAGAGCGAAG GCCGCATGGGTAGCTGGGCAATATGCACATATCAACTTCTCAGATCAGAACAACTTTCGTAAAGCATTGCACAGTGTTGTCTCGAGAATGCGCGATCCTGATCTCCCTGTCCGTGTTGATTCAGTCTTTGCATTACGTTCATTTGTTGAGGCGTGCAAGG ATTTGAATGAGATACGTCCTATCCTCCCTCAGTTACTTGATG AATTTTTCAAACTCATGAATGAGGTGGAGAACGAAGACCTTGTTTTTACGTTGGAGACCATTGTGGATAAGTTCGGTGAAGAGATGGCCCCTTATGCTTTTGGATTATGCCAAAATCTG GCGACCGCATTTTGGAGGTGCTTAAACACGTCAGAAGCCAGTGACGATTCGGATGATATGGGAGCTTTAGCTGCAGCTGGTTGTTTGCGTGCCATAAGTACAATCCTTGAATCTGTTAGCAGTCTTCCTCAGCTGTTTGTTGAAATAGAACCAACGATACTTCCGATAATGCAGAAAATGTTGACCAGTGATGGCCAAG ATGTATTTGAAGAAGTTTTGGAGATTGCATCATACATGACCTTTTATTCACCTAACATTTCCTTGGGAATATGGAGTCTCTGGCCATTAATCGTGGAAGCCTTGGTCGATTGGGCAATTGATTACTTTTCAA atattttgttACCGATGGACAACTTTATATCAAGGGGAACTGCTCATTTCCTCACTTGTAAGGAGCCCGACTACCAGCAAAGCCTGTATAATGTTCTTTCAACT CTTATGACCGACAGAAACATAGAAGACAGTGAAATTGAATCTGCTCCAAAGCTTATTGAAGTTGTTTTCCAGAATTGCAAAGGGCATGTGGATCACTGGGTTGAACCATATCTGCGACTCACTATTGATCGGTTACAACGAGCAGAGACTTCGTACTTAAAATCTCTTCTTGTACAAGTG GTGGCAAATATGCTTTACTACAATCCAAGTTTGACGTTTGGTGTATTGCATAACACAGGGCTTGCTTCAATAGTGTTTGATATTTGGTTCCTGATGctgcaacaaaagaaaaagagtggACTGCCAGCAAATTTCAAACG GGAACATGATAAAAAGGTTTGCTGCTTGGGTTTGACTTCATTACTTGCTCTCCCGGGTGGTCAATTCCCCGAAGAAGCTATGCAGCGTGTTTTCAGGGCAACACTTGATCTTCTAGTTGCATATAAGAATCAGCTAGCTG AAGCAGCAAAGGTGACAGAAGTAGATTATGAGGATGAGATGAATGGACTGGAGAGTAATGATGATGAGTCTGATGGGGAGATGGGGATGGATGATACCGAAGATGGAGATGAAGCAGAAAGCATGAAACTGCAGAAGTTAGCTGCACAG GCAAAGTCCTTCAGATATGTTGATGAAGATGACGATGATTCTGATGATGACTGCAGCGATGACGACGAGTTCCAGTCACCTATCGATGAGGTGGATGCCTTTGTATTCTTTGTCGACGCAATCAGAG CTATGCAGGCATCAGATGCGCCGAGGTTTCAGAACCTTAACCAGTCACTGGACTTCACTTATCAGGCGATTGCAAACGGAATAGCACAACACGCAGAGGTGAGAAGAGTGGAGATCGAGAAGGAGATGCAAAAGAAGGCAGCAGAAGCTGCTGTTACTTTCGTTCCTGCTATATAA
- the LOC106441775 gene encoding phospholipase A1-Ialpha2, chloroplastic — MAAKSLFQSPNLKHVSFLKSDQTLVLPHVVSLPNSKNTPKRLVVSSSSTSSSSAVLAPHVLTSLVASPPVSRAQAPLAKVWREIQGCNNWKDLIEPTLNHLLQQEITRYGNLVSACYKAFDLNPNSKRYLNCKYGKQTLLQETGVDQPEEYQVTKYIYATPDINISISPIQNKANRGGRWVGYVAVSSDESVKRLGRRDIVVTFRGTVTNPEWVTNFMSSLAPARFDPHNARPEVKVESGFLSLYTSDESESKFGLESCRQQLLSEISRLVNKYKGEDMSITLAGHSMGSSLAHLLAYDIAELGLNRRMGERDVPITVFSFAGPRVGNLGFKKRCEELGVKVLRITNVNDPITKLPGVLFNENFRVLGGFYELPWSCSCYAHVGVQLTLDFFDVQNISCVHDLGTYIDLLNRRRINSRSADSDKDKDNDNFSLEFLKGEGENMMFLKGQRMVHWTNVVDLLSSVSDHMLYCNIF; from the coding sequence ATGGCGGCTAAGTCCTTGTTTCAAAGCCCTAATCTGAAACATGTCTCATTTCTAAAATCAGACCAAACTCTTGTTCTTCCTCATGTTGTCTCTCTTCCCAATTCCAAAAATACCCCCAAAAGACTcgtagtttcttcttcttccacttccTCTTCTTCTGCTGTATTAGCACCACATGTTCTTACTTCTCTTGTTGCTTCTCCTCCTGTATCTCGTGCTCAGGCACCGTTAGCTAAGGTTTGGAGAGAGATACAAGGGTGTAACAACTGGAAAGATCTCATCGAGCCTACTTTAAACCATCTTCTCCAACAAGAGATCACTCGCTACGGCAACTTAGTCTCAGCATGTTACAAAGCCTTCGACCTTAACCCTAATTCAAAACGTTACTTGAACTGCAAGTATGGCAAACAAACCCTACTTCAAGAAACCGGAGTCGACCAGCCTGAGGAGTACCAAGTCACCAAATACATCTACGCCACACCGGACATCAACATCAGCATCAGTCCGATCCAAAACAAGGCCAATAGGGGCGGACGTTGGGTAGGTTACGTCGCCGTTTCATCTGATGAATCGGTAAAACGTTTAGGGAGGAGAGACATTGTGGTGACGTTTCGTGGAACGGTCACTAATCCTGAATGGGTCACGAACTTCATGAGCTCTTTGGCTCCGGCTAGGTTCGATCCTCATAATGCACGTCCCGAGGTGAAGGTGGAATCAGGGTTCTTGAGTTTATACACATCTGATGAGAGTGAGAGCAAGTTCGGACTAGAGAGCTGCAGACAGCAGCTTCTGTCCGAGATCTCGAGATTGGTGAATAAGTACAAAGGAGAAGATATGAGTATAACACTCGCTGGACATAGCATGGGAAGCTCATTGGCTCATCTTCTTGCTTACGACATTGCGGAGCTAGGTTTAAACCGGAGGATGGGCGAGAGAGATGTCCCGATAACGGTCTTCTCTTTCGCAGGTCCTAGGGTTGGTAACTTGGGGTTCAAGAAACGTTGTGAGGAGCTAGGAGTTAAGGTTTTGAGGATCACCAACGTTAACGATCCGATCACTAAACTTCCAGGCGTTTTATTCAATGAGAATTTTAGAGTTTTAGGTGGTTTTTATGAGCTTCCATGGAGTTGTTCATGTTATGCTCATGTTGGGGTCCAACTCACACTAGATTTCTTTGATGTTCAAAACATTTCTTGCGTTCACGATCTTGGGACTTATATCGATCTTCTCAACCGGAGAAGAATAAACTCAAGATCAGCCGATTCTGATAAAGACAAGGATAATGACAATTTTTCCTTGGAGTTTTTGAAAGGAGAGGGTGAGAATATGATGTTCCTGAAGGGACAACGAATGGTGCATTGGACCAACGTCGTGGATCTTCTTTCTTCTGTCTCTGATCATATGTTGTATTGTAATATTTTCTAG
- the LOC106437720 gene encoding ras-related protein RABA5d-like (The RefSeq protein has 1 substitution, 2 frameshifts compared to this genomic sequence), with protein MSSDEEGGEEYLFKIVIIGDSAVGKSNLLSRYARNEFNAHSKATIGVEFQTQSMEIEGKDVKAQIWDTAGQERFRAVTSAYYRGAVGALVVYDISRRSTFESVARWLDELKTHSDTTVARMLVGNKCDLDNMRAVSVEEGKALAETQGLFFMETSALNSTNVKTAFEMVIRDIYANFSRKQLNSDMHKTELKWNSRVSLVKDDNKGSKQGSGFSCCSSS; from the exons ATGTCGTCGGATGAGGAAGGAGGAGAGGAGTATCTCTTCAAGATCGTGATAATCGGCGACTCAGCCGTCGGGAAATCGAACCTACTCTCTCGCTACGCTCGTAACGAGTTCAACGCCCATTCAAAAGCCACGATCGGCGTCGAGTTCCAGACGCAGAGCATGGAGATCGAAGGCAAAGATGTCAAAGCTCAGATTTGGGACACTGCTGGTCAAGAACGCTTCCGTGCCGTCACCTCCGCGTACTACCGCGGCGCCGTCGGTGCGCTCGTCGTCTACGACATCAGCCGTCGCTCCACCTTCGAAAGCGTCGCACGTTGGCTAGATGAGCTCAAGA CACATTCAGACACAACGGTGGCTAGGATGCTGGTGGGAAACAAATGCGACCTAGACAACATGAGAGCGGTGAGCGTGGAAGAAGGCAAAGCCCTAGCGGAAACACAAGGACTATTCTTCATGGAAACATCGGCTCTCAATTCAACAAACGTTAAAACAGCGTTTGAGATGGTAATCCGTGACATCTACGCCAACTTTAGCAGGAAACAACTCAACTCCGATATGCATAAAACCGAACTGAAGTGGAACAGTCGAGTGAGTCTCGTTAAGGATGATAATAAGGGAACACAAGGGTTCGGTTTCTCTTGCTGTTCTTCCTCTTGA
- the LOC106437721 gene encoding importin beta-like SAD2 isoform X1, giving the protein MDPPSLALILRAAALSPNPDERKASERKLNQLQHTPRHLVRLLQIAVDGNCDMAVRQIASIQFKNFIAKNWSPEGSSAGEQQRILQSDKQLVRDNILVYVTQVPTLLRSQLGECLKTIIHADYPEQWPRLLDWVNYNLQNQQIYGALFVLRILSRKYEFKSDEERTPVTPIVEETFPLLLTIFNGLIRIENPSPEIAELMKLICKIFWSSIYLELPKKLYDINVFNAWMILFLTVSERPVPVEGQPTDPELRKSWGWWKVKKWTVQILNRLDSRFGDPTLQTPESKPFAQMFQKSYAGRILEGHLNFLNTIRVGGYLPDRITNLLLQYLRNSISKKSTYDLLLPRLDVLLFEIVFPLMCFNDSDQKLWEEDPHEYVRKGYNIIEDLYSPRTASMDFVNELVKKRGKENLPKFVQFVVGIFRSYDEAPAEHKPYRRKDGAMLAVGALCDKLKQTDPYKSELEHMLVQHIFPEFNSPAGHLRAKAAWVAGQYAHINFSDQNNFRKALHSVVSRMRDPDLPVRVDSVFALRSFVEACKDLNEIRPILPQLLDEFFKLMNEVENEDLVFTLETIVDKFGEEMAPYAFGLCQNLATAFWRCLNTSEASDDSDDMGALAAAGCLRAISTILESVSSLPQLFVEIEPTILPIMQKMLTSDGQDVFEEVLEIASYMTFYSPNISLGIWSLWPLIVEALVDWAIDYFSNILLPMDNFISRGTAHFLTCKEPDYQQSLYNVLSTLMTDRNIEDSEIESAPKLIEVVFQNCKGHVDHWVEPYLRLTIDRLQRAETSYLKSLLVQVVRTNLKSLLQVVANMLYYNPSLTFGVLHNTGLASIVFDIWFLMLQQKKKSGLPANFKREHDKKVCCLGLTSLLALPGGQFPEEAMQRVFRATLDLLVAYKNQLAEAAKVTEVDYEDEMNGLESNDDESDGEMGMDDTEDGDEAESMKLQKLAAQAKSFRYVDEDDDDSDDDCSDDDEFQSPIDEVDAFVFFVDAIRAMQASDAPRFQNLNQSLDFTYQAIANGIAQHAEVRRVEIEKEMQKKAAEAAVTFVPAI; this is encoded by the exons ATGGATCCACCTAGTCTCGCTTTGATCCTCCGAGCCGCCGCACTCAGCCCTAACCCCGATGAACGCAAAGCTTCTGAGCGGAAACTCAATCAG TTGCAGCACACGCCACGGCATTTGGTGAGACTGTTGCAGATAGCCGTGGATGGGAACTGCGATATGGCAGTGCGTCAGATTGCTAGTATTCAGTTCAAGAACTTCATTGCTAAGAACTGGTCACCTGAGGGTTCGAGTGCAGGAGAGCAGCAGAGGATATTGCAAAGCGACAAACAATTGGTGAGGGATAATATCCTCGTCTATGTCACTCAAGTTCCAACCTTACTCAG ATCACAACTTGGAGAGTGCCTCAAGACTATTATACATGCTGACTACCCAGAACAATGGCCGCGTCTTCTGGATTGGGTGAACTACAACTTGCAGAATCAACAAATCTACGGAGCTTTGTTTGTGTTGCGGATACTCTCTAGAAAATATGA gTTCAAGTCAGACGAAGAGAGAACACCTGTTACCCCCATTGTGGAGGAGACGTTTCCTctacttttgactatttttaATGGCCTAATCCGGATAGAAAATCCATCACCGGAGATAGCAGAACTTATGAAGCTGATATGCAAAATATTTTGGTCTTCCATATAT CTGGAGCTCCCAAAGAAATTATATGATATAAACGTATTCAATGCTTGGATGATTCTCTTCTTAACTGTTTCGGAGCGTCCTGTTCCAGTTGAAGGCCAGCCTACGGATCCGGAACTTAGAAAATCTTGGGGCTGGTGGAAGGTCAAGAAGTGGACAGTGCAAATCTTAAACAGGCTCGACAGTCG GTTTGGAGACCCAACACTTCAAACTCCAGAAAGCAAACCTTTTGCTCAAATGTTTCAAAAGAGTTATGCAGGCAGAATTTTGGAAGGCCACCTGAATTTTCTCAATACAATTCGTGTTGGAGGCTATCTTCCTGATAGAATAACCAATCTTCTCCTTCAGTACTTAAGGAACAG CATCTCGAAGAAAAGCACGTACGATTTGCTGCTGCCTCGGCTTGATGTTCTGCTTTTTGAGATTGTTTTCCCTCTAATGTGCTTTAATGACTCTGATCAAAAACTTTGGGAGGAAGACCCACATGAATATGTGAGGAAAGGTTACA ATATAATTGAAGACTTGTACAGTCCGCGAACAGCTTCTATGGATTTTGTAAATGAGTTGGTTAAAAAACGTGGGAAAGAGAACCTTCCTAAATTTGTTCAGTTTGTTGTAGGGATCTTCAGGAG TTATGACGAAGCTCCTGCTGAACATAAGCCTTATCGTCGAAAAGATGGCGCGATGCTTGCTGTCGGAGCTCTTTGTGATAAACTGAAGCAAACGGATCCCTATAAATCTGAGCTAGAGCATATGTTGGTGCAACATATTTTTCCTGAATTCAATAGTCCAGCTGGACATCTTAGAGCGAAG GCCGCATGGGTAGCTGGGCAATATGCACATATCAACTTCTCAGATCAGAACAACTTTCGTAAAGCATTGCACAGTGTTGTCTCGAGAATGCGCGATCCTGATCTCCCTGTCCGTGTTGATTCAGTCTTTGCATTACGTTCATTTGTTGAGGCGTGCAAGG ATTTGAATGAGATACGTCCTATCCTCCCTCAGTTACTTGATG AATTTTTCAAACTCATGAATGAGGTGGAGAACGAAGACCTTGTTTTTACGTTGGAGACCATTGTGGATAAGTTCGGTGAAGAGATGGCCCCTTATGCTTTTGGATTATGCCAAAATCTG GCGACCGCATTTTGGAGGTGCTTAAACACGTCAGAAGCCAGTGACGATTCGGATGATATGGGAGCTTTAGCTGCAGCTGGTTGTTTGCGTGCCATAAGTACAATCCTTGAATCTGTTAGCAGTCTTCCTCAGCTGTTTGTTGAAATAGAACCAACGATACTTCCGATAATGCAGAAAATGTTGACCAGTGATGGCCAAG ATGTATTTGAAGAAGTTTTGGAGATTGCATCATACATGACCTTTTATTCACCTAACATTTCCTTGGGAATATGGAGTCTCTGGCCATTAATCGTGGAAGCCTTGGTCGATTGGGCAATTGATTACTTTTCAA atattttgttACCGATGGACAACTTTATATCAAGGGGAACTGCTCATTTCCTCACTTGTAAGGAGCCCGACTACCAGCAAAGCCTGTATAATGTTCTTTCAACT CTTATGACCGACAGAAACATAGAAGACAGTGAAATTGAATCTGCTCCAAAGCTTATTGAAGTTGTTTTCCAGAATTGCAAAGGGCATGTGGATCACTGGGTTGAACCATATCTGCGACTCACTATTGATCGGTTACAACGAGCAGAGACTTCGTACTTAAAATCTCTTCTTGTACAAGTGGTTAGAACTAATTTAAAATCTCTCTTACAAGTG GTGGCAAATATGCTTTACTACAATCCAAGTTTGACGTTTGGTGTATTGCATAACACAGGGCTTGCTTCAATAGTGTTTGATATTTGGTTCCTGATGctgcaacaaaagaaaaagagtggACTGCCAGCAAATTTCAAACG GGAACATGATAAAAAGGTTTGCTGCTTGGGTTTGACTTCATTACTTGCTCTCCCGGGTGGTCAATTCCCCGAAGAAGCTATGCAGCGTGTTTTCAGGGCAACACTTGATCTTCTAGTTGCATATAAGAATCAGCTAGCTG AAGCAGCAAAGGTGACAGAAGTAGATTATGAGGATGAGATGAATGGACTGGAGAGTAATGATGATGAGTCTGATGGGGAGATGGGGATGGATGATACCGAAGATGGAGATGAAGCAGAAAGCATGAAACTGCAGAAGTTAGCTGCACAG GCAAAGTCCTTCAGATATGTTGATGAAGATGACGATGATTCTGATGATGACTGCAGCGATGACGACGAGTTCCAGTCACCTATCGATGAGGTGGATGCCTTTGTATTCTTTGTCGACGCAATCAGAG CTATGCAGGCATCAGATGCGCCGAGGTTTCAGAACCTTAACCAGTCACTGGACTTCACTTATCAGGCGATTGCAAACGGAATAGCACAACACGCAGAGGTGAGAAGAGTGGAGATCGAGAAGGAGATGCAAAAGAAGGCAGCAGAAGCTGCTGTTACTTTCGTTCCTGCTATATAA